One window from the genome of Terriglobia bacterium encodes:
- a CDS encoding EamA family transporter, translating to MGKKSSLAVPALVAAVVSWGSIPLFLKHFTNYMDAWTVNGARYLVGALLLLPALRRAADSDSSRSSLWRNAVIPFWFAYFDCGPHICWRTAGMGQGSLKC from the coding sequence ATGGGAAAAAAGTCTTCACTCGCTGTGCCCGCTCTCGTGGCTGCAGTTGTGTCCTGGGGCAGCATTCCTCTCTTCCTGAAGCACTTCACCAACTACATGGATGCGTGGACGGTAAACGGAGCACGCTACTTGGTGGGCGCTCTGCTGCTTTTGCCGGCCCTGCGGCGAGCTGCCGATTCTGATTCCAGCCGCTCGAGCCTGTGGCGCAACGCCGTTATACCTTTTTGGTTTGCCTATTTCGATTGTGGGCCGCATATCTGCTGGCGCACAGCCGGGATGGGGCAGGGGAGCTTGAAATGCTGA
- the asnB gene encoding asparagine synthase (glutamine-hydrolyzing) has product MSRLNEVQPVPIFGIAGKIYRDPEHPLEEGLLQHMLGCPVKMPPSGTGFSTRRGTGFGYRTFPTPAAAPAAAGQPVHNEDASALIVFHGSIFNARELRVELSSLGHTFRSDSQAEVALHGFEQWGKAVALKLRGPFVFAVQDSRQGALFIARDRIGLKPMFYAHLNPGSPDEALLFASEVKSFLADPAFERRISIMALNHYLTCQYVPHPLSIFSGAAKLPPGYWLVYKDGKVATERYWQLQYEPKSRITEEEAVEESLAQADDAVRVRLAGGGSIGCHLSGGTDSSTIVALVRRHTSGELKTFSIGFREDEFNELPYARQVARQFSTRHHEFVVEPSALECLGDLAWFFDEPMADSSGIPTYYLCKLTAEHVDIALNGDGGDESFAGYRRYGGFTSHRRYRMIPRPLRALADGPFALLARLFPMSVKAELLSYVNHTTLISKEQLYTQWLVIFREYEKHRLLATAHRPLMRQAEAESDKMTVDLMNLVPERAWIDRMTFSDISLYLPGALIPKVERMCSAFCLDGRAPLLDQQVMDFAAHLPANLRFKDGTLKYLLKKAVLRYFPEEFLNRPKQGFGVPIGDWVRGGLRPLAEEFLLSRRALSRGFFEPACVRRMLGQHIRRSQDHASRIWALMVLEAWCRTFLDRDNPLAGPLKFQ; this is encoded by the coding sequence ATGTCGCGTCTGAACGAAGTGCAGCCCGTTCCGATCTTCGGCATTGCCGGAAAGATATACCGTGATCCCGAACACCCGCTAGAGGAGGGGCTTCTTCAGCACATGCTGGGTTGTCCAGTAAAGATGCCGCCTTCGGGTACCGGCTTCAGCACCCGGCGGGGCACTGGTTTCGGCTATCGCACCTTTCCGACGCCTGCTGCGGCCCCAGCCGCGGCAGGACAACCGGTGCACAACGAGGACGCATCGGCCCTGATCGTTTTCCACGGTTCGATCTTCAATGCCCGCGAACTGCGCGTGGAACTGTCCAGTCTTGGCCACACCTTCCGGTCCGATTCGCAGGCAGAGGTCGCTCTTCACGGCTTCGAACAATGGGGCAAAGCGGTTGCTCTGAAGCTGAGAGGGCCGTTCGTGTTCGCGGTGCAGGACTCCAGGCAGGGTGCTCTGTTCATCGCGCGCGATCGCATCGGACTCAAGCCGATGTTCTACGCGCACCTGAATCCGGGATCCCCGGATGAGGCGCTGCTCTTCGCCAGCGAGGTGAAGTCGTTCCTGGCCGATCCGGCCTTCGAGCGCCGGATCAGCATCATGGCGCTGAACCATTACCTCACCTGCCAGTACGTGCCGCATCCGCTGTCGATCTTCTCGGGGGCAGCGAAGCTCCCTCCGGGGTATTGGCTCGTCTATAAGGATGGCAAGGTCGCGACGGAGCGCTACTGGCAACTGCAGTACGAGCCGAAGAGCCGGATCACGGAAGAAGAGGCCGTGGAGGAATCGCTGGCGCAGGCCGACGACGCCGTGCGCGTGCGACTCGCAGGGGGAGGCTCGATCGGCTGCCACCTCAGCGGCGGCACTGACTCGTCCACGATCGTCGCCCTGGTTCGCCGCCACACGAGCGGCGAGCTGAAGACATTCTCCATCGGTTTCCGCGAAGATGAGTTCAACGAACTACCCTACGCCCGGCAGGTTGCCCGGCAGTTCAGCACCCGACATCATGAGTTCGTGGTGGAACCCAGCGCGCTGGAATGCCTGGGAGACCTCGCTTGGTTCTTCGACGAGCCCATGGCTGACAGCAGCGGCATCCCGACCTACTACCTGTGCAAACTGACTGCAGAGCACGTCGACATCGCGCTCAACGGAGACGGCGGCGACGAGAGCTTCGCGGGTTACAGGCGCTATGGCGGATTCACGTCGCACCGCCGCTATCGGATGATCCCACGCCCGTTGCGCGCTCTTGCCGACGGTCCCTTTGCCCTGCTTGCCCGCCTGTTTCCCATGAGCGTCAAGGCGGAGCTACTCTCCTACGTGAACCATACCACGCTGATCAGCAAGGAGCAGCTTTACACCCAGTGGCTGGTCATCTTTCGGGAGTACGAGAAGCATCGCCTGCTGGCCACAGCGCATCGCCCCCTCATGCGGCAGGCCGAGGCCGAATCGGATAAGATGACCGTGGACCTGATGAACCTGGTGCCGGAACGGGCATGGATTGACCGGATGACGTTCTCCGACATATCGCTGTATCTGCCGGGGGCGCTGATCCCGAAAGTCGAGCGCATGTGCAGCGCCTTCTGTCTGGACGGCCGTGCGCCTCTCCTCGACCAACAGGTGATGGATTTCGCGGCACATCTGCCCGCGAATCTGCGGTTCAAGGACGGAACGCTGAAATATCTACTCAAGAAAGCGGTGCTGCGGTACTTCCCCGAAGAGTTTCTCAACCGGCCCAAACAGGGGTTCGGCGTGCCGATCGGAGATTGGGTGCGGGGGGGACTGCGGCCGTTGGCCGAGGAATTCCTGCTCAGTCGACGGGCGCTGTCGCGCGGCTTCTTCGAACCCGCCTGCGTGCGCCGCATGCTCGGCCAGCACATCCGCCGCAGCCAGGATCACGCCTCTCGGATCTGGGCGTTGATGGTTCTGGAGGCATGGTGCCGCACGTTCCTCGATCGGGATAATCCGCTGGCAGGACCGCTGAAGTTCCAGTAG
- a CDS encoding ABC transporter permease: MWKRQFGSSREVIGRMMTINNANFVIVGVVRRGFAGVYADRITDVWLPLGLRPRLLPGDHSTDRRTFSWLNAWGRLNPGMSMAQAQAAMAALFKRTVDPAYAAGYRAAAHRELEMVLVPVGKGLSPLRRDLGQPLVFLMAVVALILLITSINLSSLLLTRTISRRMEMAIRSALGAPRSRLVVQLLLEGFILCAGGGVLGVLLAQWMTRALIASQPRIDLATTPLAAALDANILLFAILITAVAGLISGSAAAIHCSRPDLTAALKEERARSSRRARLFGIQHALVILQIALSVAVLSGAGMLIRNLAHLFTIDPAADDTVVVRVDMPDAGGAPQNAQRYLQLADRLKHFPGVRAVSASNIAAFDGAAAMQTLVPEGYESKPDMLAVDINFVGPGYHELISTPILQGRGFTAADQAGSPPVAIVNAAFARLYFPGQNPIGKKLWSSRSKTSGYHEIVGVAADRKYHSLREAPTPHVEFPALRESAAPGNLYLRMTGRSDLPLQALQAELSAVDARIKILRITTLAEMLSRSISTDRMITLLISILASIAFSIVVIGIYAMISHSLSQRTREIGIRIALGAPSRDVLMLLLAEGGAVALTGLAIGLGVYLALARFISGLLFEIRPTDPSTLISVALFALAIALLASYIPGRRVNRIDPIKVLRCE; this comes from the coding sequence ATGTGGAAACGGCAGTTCGGCTCGTCGCGCGAGGTCATCGGCCGGATGATGACGATCAATAATGCGAACTTCGTGATCGTAGGCGTCGTGCGCAGAGGATTCGCCGGAGTTTATGCCGATAGAATCACCGACGTCTGGCTGCCGCTCGGGCTTCGCCCCAGGCTTCTGCCGGGCGACCACAGCACGGATCGAAGGACCTTCTCCTGGCTGAACGCATGGGGCCGGCTTAATCCTGGGATGAGCATGGCTCAAGCCCAAGCGGCAATGGCTGCGTTGTTCAAGCGCACCGTTGATCCGGCTTATGCGGCAGGTTACCGGGCAGCGGCTCACCGCGAACTCGAAATGGTTCTGGTTCCTGTCGGCAAAGGACTGTCTCCCCTCCGCCGGGACCTTGGGCAGCCGCTCGTGTTTCTGATGGCGGTCGTGGCTTTGATCCTCCTGATCACTTCAATTAACCTGTCCAGTCTGCTGCTGACGCGTACCATCTCAAGGCGAATGGAAATGGCCATCCGGAGTGCACTGGGCGCTCCCAGGTCGCGCCTGGTTGTTCAGCTTCTTCTGGAAGGCTTCATTTTATGCGCCGGCGGCGGCGTCCTCGGGGTTCTGCTCGCGCAATGGATGACGCGCGCGTTGATCGCCTCCCAGCCGCGCATTGACCTGGCAACCACTCCCCTGGCAGCCGCTCTTGACGCCAATATCCTGCTCTTCGCCATTCTGATTACGGCGGTTGCAGGCCTGATCTCAGGTTCCGCGGCGGCAATTCACTGTTCCAGGCCGGATCTGACCGCGGCGCTTAAGGAGGAGCGGGCGCGCTCCTCACGCCGGGCACGGCTGTTCGGAATCCAGCATGCCCTGGTAATTCTTCAAATCGCTTTGTCGGTGGCTGTCCTCTCTGGAGCCGGCATGCTGATCAGAAATCTGGCGCACCTGTTCACAATCGATCCGGCAGCGGACGACACGGTGGTCGTGCGCGTCGATATGCCGGATGCAGGCGGCGCACCACAGAATGCACAGCGGTATCTGCAGCTTGCCGACCGATTGAAACACTTTCCCGGCGTCCGCGCGGTAAGCGCTTCCAACATCGCGGCATTTGACGGGGCGGCCGCGATGCAGACCCTCGTGCCGGAGGGCTACGAATCAAAGCCGGACATGCTGGCGGTGGATATCAACTTTGTCGGCCCCGGCTATCATGAGCTCATCAGCACGCCGATCCTGCAGGGCCGCGGGTTCACCGCAGCCGATCAGGCCGGTTCGCCGCCGGTCGCCATCGTCAACGCGGCATTTGCGCGCCTCTATTTTCCGGGGCAAAACCCGATCGGGAAAAAGCTCTGGTCGTCGAGATCCAAGACGTCCGGTTATCACGAAATTGTGGGAGTCGCAGCCGATCGCAAGTATCACAGCCTGCGCGAGGCCCCGACGCCTCACGTGGAATTCCCTGCCTTACGGGAGAGTGCGGCCCCAGGCAATCTGTATCTGCGTATGACAGGACGAAGCGATCTCCCCTTGCAGGCGCTCCAGGCTGAGCTGAGCGCCGTCGATGCGAGGATCAAAATCCTGCGGATCACCACGCTGGCGGAGATGCTCAGCAGATCGATCTCGACGGACAGAATGATTACACTGCTGATTTCGATCCTTGCGTCCATCGCATTCTCGATCGTCGTTATCGGGATCTACGCGATGATTTCGCACTCACTGAGCCAGCGCACCCGCGAGATCGGCATTCGCATTGCCTTGGGCGCTCCCTCCCGCGACGTGCTGATGCTCCTTCTCGCCGAGGGAGGCGCCGTAGCGCTCACCGGTCTTGCAATCGGGCTGGGGGTGTATCTGGCGTTGGCCCGCTTTATCTCCGGCCTGCTGTTCGAAATCCGCCCGACGGATCCGTCCACGCTGATCAGTGTGGCCCTGTTCGCCCTGGCCATTGCGCTATTGGCCAGCTATATCCCGGGGCGCCGCGTCAACAGGATTGATCCGATCAAAGTCCTCCGCTGCGAATGA
- a CDS encoding four helix bundle protein, whose translation MKDFRQLKVWQKSHRLVLALYRITASFPRAESYGLTPQIRRAAVSIPSNLAEGCGRGADAELARFCCIARGSASELEYQLLLARDLKLIQPDDHEQLDQQTTEIKRMLTVFVQKLTAES comes from the coding sequence ATGAAAGACTTCCGGCAATTGAAGGTATGGCAGAAATCGCACCGGTTGGTGCTGGCACTCTATCGGATTACGGCTTCCTTCCCGCGTGCCGAAAGTTACGGTCTCACGCCACAGATTCGGCGCGCCGCAGTGTCGATCCCATCGAACCTTGCCGAAGGATGCGGAAGAGGCGCAGATGCTGAGTTGGCCCGCTTCTGCTGTATCGCGAGAGGTTCGGCCAGTGAACTAGAGTACCAACTGCTCCTGGCCCGAGACCTGAAACTGATCCAACCGGATGATCATGAACAACTCGATCAGCAGACTACGGAAATCAAGCGGATGCTGACGGTCTTTGTTCAGAAGCTGACTGCTGAAAGCTGA
- a CDS encoding zinc ribbon domain-containing protein has protein sequence MGYTTMRMSGRVTRPTAVGLFLAFILALEGPALAQGVIDMPALTQETQKLARTPGDITMVWWIPEDYWRASMAVNSQMTKAKLDEFIELLSPYTMVAVVDGKIGTFGSVTYKSEESIRESIVIKDNQGQSYIPLAEDAVSANMKTMLQIIKPMVANMLGNMGQNLHFVLFPTRTKEGTLIADAWKKGSFRVFLGTREFKWRLPLDSLLPGKKCASCGEEAKGSWIFCPWCGAKLPAAPAAKETERQSAPAVRK, from the coding sequence ATGGGATACACAACGATGCGGATGAGTGGCAGGGTGACACGGCCGACAGCAGTGGGACTGTTTCTGGCTTTCATTCTGGCACTTGAGGGTCCGGCTCTTGCCCAAGGGGTCATTGACATGCCGGCGCTGACGCAGGAGACACAGAAATTGGCGCGGACCCCTGGGGATATAACGATGGTCTGGTGGATTCCTGAGGACTACTGGCGAGCCAGCATGGCCGTGAATTCCCAGATGACCAAGGCTAAACTCGACGAATTCATCGAGCTGCTCTCACCTTATACAATGGTGGCCGTGGTAGACGGCAAAATCGGGACATTCGGCAGCGTCACCTACAAGTCGGAAGAGAGCATCCGGGAGAGCATCGTCATCAAGGACAACCAGGGACAAAGTTATATACCGCTCGCGGAAGATGCCGTGAGTGCCAACATGAAGACCATGTTGCAGATAATCAAGCCGATGGTTGCCAATATGCTGGGGAATATGGGCCAGAACCTGCATTTCGTGCTGTTTCCGACCAGGACCAAGGAAGGGACGCTCATTGCGGATGCCTGGAAAAAGGGATCCTTCCGTGTCTTCCTCGGCACCAGGGAATTCAAGTGGCGTTTGCCACTGGATTCGCTGCTCCCCGGCAAGAAATGTGCATCGTGCGGGGAGGAAGCCAAGGGTTCCTGGATTTTCTGCCCCTGGTGCGGAGCCAAGCTGCCGGCGGCGCCTGCCGCGAAGGAAACAGAGAGGCAGTCGGCACCGGCGGTCCGCAAATAG